A stretch of Leucobacter aridicollis DNA encodes these proteins:
- a CDS encoding DMT family transporter, with the protein MSWLWLLLSIACEVAATLSMRASDGLKRKRWIPAIVVGYAAAFTALAFALDAGMPLGIAYGIWTAVGIVVVAVCARMLWKDPLTRRMLVGIALVAIGVLLVELGTLM; encoded by the coding sequence GTGAGCTGGCTCTGGCTCCTACTCTCCATCGCGTGTGAGGTTGCGGCGACGCTGAGCATGCGCGCGAGTGATGGGCTAAAGCGCAAGCGGTGGATTCCGGCGATCGTCGTCGGCTATGCGGCCGCATTCACCGCGCTCGCCTTCGCCCTCGACGCGGGGATGCCACTCGGGATCGCCTACGGGATCTGGACCGCGGTAGGGATCGTCGTCGTCGCGGTCTGCGCCCGGATGCTGTGGAAGGATCCGCTCACACGCCGGATGCTCGTCGGCATCGCGCTCGTTGCGATCGGGGTGCTGCTTGTCGAGCTCGGCACGCTGATGTGA
- a CDS encoding DMT family transporter, whose translation MKRWLLLGSAIAAEVAGTLMLRAAVDAPAWIVGVVACYVAAFTLIGLTLRTGMPVGAVYGVWGATGVVLVAALSVLIFGEHLSPVSVAGIAVIIVGVVLVETGTHDQSAPAAERAA comes from the coding sequence GTGAAACGGTGGCTACTGCTCGGATCCGCAATTGCGGCCGAGGTCGCGGGAACGCTCATGCTGCGGGCGGCTGTCGACGCCCCGGCTTGGATCGTCGGCGTCGTCGCCTGCTACGTCGCCGCGTTCACGCTCATCGGGCTCACGCTGCGCACGGGGATGCCCGTTGGCGCCGTTTATGGAGTCTGGGGTGCGACCGGCGTGGTGCTCGTGGCCGCGCTCAGCGTGCTCATCTTTGGGGAGCATCTCAGCCCGGTGAGCGTCGCGGGCATCGCCGTCATCATCGTCGGGGTCGTGCTGGTTGAGACCGGCACGCACGACCAGTCGGCGCCGGCGGCGGAGCGGGCCGCGTGA
- a CDS encoding Rv0909 family putative TA system antitoxin, translating to MANEDLGKQAADAAAKAKDFVTENAGKAKEFIGENADKVKDALQSDKAEEVSDKVLGSLADFANKVTGGQHADKVDEIKQKLDDSFGNEK from the coding sequence ATGGCGAATGAAGATTTGGGTAAGCAGGCAGCCGACGCCGCCGCAAAGGCGAAGGACTTCGTCACCGAGAACGCAGGCAAGGCCAAGGAGTTCATCGGCGAGAACGCCGACAAGGTGAAGGACGCGCTCCAGAGCGACAAGGCCGAAGAGGTCAGCGACAAGGTCCTCGGGTCGCTCGCCGACTTCGCGAACAAGGTGACCGGCGGCCAGCACGCCGACAAGGTCGACGAAATCAAGCAGAAGCTCGACGACTCCTTCGGCAACGAGAAGTAG
- a CDS encoding threonine/serine dehydratase, with translation MITRADVDAAQARTAPYTRRTPLVAADPVGDGSLWIKGEYMQHCGVFKTRGAFNRQLAARERGELDPAVGIVAASGGNAGLANAFAAARLGVPATVFVPENAPTVKVDRLRSYGATVELSGTEYAEAYEAAQDRVARTGALFCHAYDQPDIVAGAGVIGVEILADLPDVDTIVVAVGGGGLYAGIDAAVAGTGIRIVAVEPVAIPTLHSALAAGEPVDVAVAGVAADSLGARRIGGHGWAAAEARRPTSVLVDDEAILAARRALWSEYRIPAETGAAAAYAALAAGAYVPGPAERVAVIACGANTDVATLAG, from the coding sequence ATGATCACCCGAGCCGATGTCGACGCAGCCCAGGCACGCACCGCACCGTATACGCGGCGCACTCCCCTTGTCGCCGCGGATCCCGTTGGAGACGGCAGCCTGTGGATCAAGGGCGAGTACATGCAGCACTGCGGGGTCTTCAAGACGCGCGGCGCGTTCAACCGGCAGCTCGCAGCCCGCGAGCGCGGCGAGCTCGATCCCGCTGTCGGCATCGTCGCGGCGTCTGGCGGGAACGCTGGGCTCGCGAACGCGTTCGCCGCGGCCAGGCTCGGCGTTCCAGCGACGGTGTTCGTCCCCGAGAACGCTCCCACCGTGAAGGTCGACAGGCTGCGCTCGTACGGCGCCACGGTCGAGCTGTCTGGCACGGAGTACGCGGAGGCCTACGAGGCAGCGCAGGATCGCGTCGCGCGCACAGGCGCGCTGTTCTGTCACGCCTACGACCAGCCGGATATCGTCGCTGGCGCCGGCGTGATCGGTGTCGAGATCCTCGCGGATCTTCCCGATGTCGACACCATCGTCGTCGCCGTCGGTGGCGGCGGGCTGTACGCGGGCATCGACGCCGCGGTCGCCGGTACGGGGATCAGGATCGTCGCCGTTGAGCCCGTCGCGATCCCGACGCTCCACTCCGCGCTCGCGGCCGGGGAACCCGTCGACGTTGCCGTCGCTGGCGTCGCGGCGGATTCGCTCGGCGCGCGCAGGATCGGGGGCCACGGCTGGGCGGCAGCCGAGGCGCGACGCCCGACGAGTGTGCTCGTGGACGACGAGGCCATTCTCGCGGCGCGGCGGGCGCTCTGGTCGGAGTATCGCATCCCGGCGGAGACCGGGGCCGCCGCCGCGTACGCGGCGCTCGCGGCCGGGGCGTATGTTCCCGGCCCCGCGGAACGCGTCGCTGTCATCGCGTGCGGCGCGAACACCGACGTGGCGACGCTCGCCGGCTAG